Proteins co-encoded in one Setaria viridis chromosome 9, Setaria_viridis_v4.0, whole genome shotgun sequence genomic window:
- the LOC117839565 gene encoding cytochrome P450 704C1, which translates to MGAQDDHYYSTVPLAAAAAGLALLAFCSYYLLVAGRRGQQRGGGSKPTKRYPPVVGTVFHQLYHVRRLHDYHTDLFRKRKTFQLLAPAGRRQIYTCDPAVVEHILRTNFANYGKGAFNYENMTDLLGDGIFAVDGDKWKQQRKIASYDFSTRALRDFSGSVFKRNAAKLAGIVAGSAASGQSMDFQGLALRATMDSIFTIAFGLDLDTLGGSGDGTRFAAAFDDASEFTLLRYVNAFWKALRFLNVGSEAALKDRVKVVDEFVYKRIRDRARELADSKGQDPVTDSRQEDMLSRFIQTATSESGTVDYKYLRDIILNIVIAGKDTTAGALAWFLYMACKHPEVQEKVCEEARKATNASETATVDEFAQSLTDEALNNMHYLHAALTETLRLYPSVPLDNKQCFGDDVLPDGSSVSKGDIVFYVPYAMGRMEYLWGEDAGVFRPERWLDDSGEFQQQSPFKFTAFQAGPRICLGKEFAYRQMKIFAAVLLRSFAFRLRDGDRATVNYRTMITLHIDQGLHLTATAR; encoded by the exons CTACTAcctgctcgtcgccggccgccgcgggcagcagcgcggcggcggcagcaaacCGACGAAGCGGTACCCGCCGGTTGTGGGCACGGTGTTCCACCAGCTCTACCACGTCCGGCGGCTGCATGACTACCACACGGACCTGTTCCGGAAGCGCAAGACCTTCCAGCTgctggcgccggccggccggcggcagaTCTACACGTGCGACCCGGCCGTGGTGGAGCACATCCTCCGGACCAACTTCGCCAACTACGGCAAG GGCGCGTTCAACTACGAGAATATGACCGACCTGCTCGGCGACGGCATCTTCGCCGTGGACGGCGACAAGTGGAAGCAGCAGCGCAAGATCGCCAGCTACGACTTCTCCACGCGGGCGCTCCGCGACTTCAGCGGCTCCGTCTTCAAGAGGAACGCCGCCAAGCTCGCCGGCATCGTCGCCGGCAGCGCGGCGTCCGGGCAGTCCATGGACTTCCAGGGCCTAGCGCTCAGGGCGACCATGGACTCCATCTTCACCATCGCCTTCGGCCTGGACCTCGACACCCTGGGCGGCTCGGGGGACGGCACCCGCTTCGCGGCGGCGTTCGACGACGCCAGCGAGTTCACGTTGCTCCGCTACGTCAACGCGTTCTGGAAAGCGCTGAGGTTCCTCAACGTCGGCTCCGAGGCGGCGCTCAAGGACAGGGTCAAGGTCGTCGACGAGTTCGTGTACAAGCGCATCCGCGACAGGGCTCGGGAGCTCGCGGACAGCAAAGGACAGGACCCTGTAACT GATTCGAGGCAAGAAGACATGCTGTCCAGATTCATCCAAACGGCCACGAGCGAGTCCGGGACGGTGGACTACAAGTACCTGAGAGACATCATACTGAACATAGTCATCGCCGGCAAGGACACGACGGCGGGGGCGCTCGCGTGGTTCCTCTACATGGCGTGCAAGCACCCGGAAGTCCAGGAGAAGGTCTGCGAAGAAGCCAGAAAGGCTACCAACGCCAGCGAGACGGCAACGGTCGACGAGTTCGCGCAGAGCCTGACCGACGAGGCCCTGAACAACATGCACTACCTgcacgccgccctgacggagacGCTCAGGCTGTACCCATCGGTTCCTCTG GATAACAAGCAGTGCTTCGGAGACGATGTCCTTCCCGACGGCTCTAGCGTGAGCAAGGGCGACATCGTGTTCTACGTCCCGTACGCCATGGGCCGGATGGAGTACCTGTGGGGCGAGGACGCCGGGGTCTTCCGGCCGGAGCGGTGGCTCGACGACAGCGGCGAGTTCCAGCAGCAGAGCCCGTTCAAGTTCACGGCGTTCCAGGCCGGCCCGAGGATATGCCTGGGGAAGGAGTTCGCGTACAGGCAGATGAAGATCTTCGCGGCCGTGCTCCTCCGCTCCTTCGCGTTCCGCCTGCGCGACGGCGACAGGGCCACCGTCAACTACCGGACCATGATCACGCTTCACATCGACCAGGGTCTCCAtctgacggcgacggcgaggtag
- the LOC117839563 gene encoding subtilisin-like protease — translation MEKHRWCLILASLLLLHSLPLRAAGYLQERKNYIVHLRPRDGGGGSVEEWHRSFLPQAAAGPDSVADGDGGPRIIYSYSDVFPGFAARLTDEEADALRATDGCVRLYPEVFLPLATTRSPGFLGLHLGNEGFWSRSGFGRGVVIGILDTGILPSHPSFGDDGMQPPPKGWKGTCEFKAVAGGGCNNKIIGARAFGSAAVNSTAPPVDDAGHGTHTASTAAGNFVENANIRGNADGTASGMAPHAHLAIYKVCTRSRCSIMDIIAGLDAAVKDGVDVLSFSIGAYSGTQFNYDPIAIAAFKAMERGIFVSCAAGNAGPEPGTVGNGAPWMLTVAAGTMDRAIRTNVKLGNGEVFHGESLFQPGNNSAADPLPLVYPGADGFDASRDCSVLRGSEVTGKVVVCESRGLSGRVEAGQTVAAYGGVGMIVMNRAAEGYTTFADAHVLPASHVSYEAGTKIISYLNSTGNATASIDFRGTVIGSYPSPAVTFFSSRGPSKASPGILKPDITGPGMNILAAWAPSESHTEFSDGGADLSFFVESGTSMSTPHLSGIAALLKSLHPDWSPAAIKSAIMTTSDAVDRTGLPIKDEQYRHATFYAMGAGYVNPALAFDPGLVYDLHADDYIPYLCGLGLGDDGVTEIAHRPVACGSVKAITEAQLNYPSLVVNLLSQPITVNRTVTNVGKAKSVYTAVVDMPKDVSVIVQPPMLRFTELKEKQSFTVTVRWAGKPNVAGAEGNIKWVSDDYIVRSPLVVTGKGE, via the coding sequence ATGGAGAAGCACCGGTGGTGCCTCATCCTCGcctccctgctgctgctccactCCCTGCCGCTCCGGGCCGCGGGGTACCTCCAGGAGCGCAAGAACTACATCGTGCACCTCCGgccgcgggacggcggcggcggctccgtcgAGGAGTGGCACCGCTCGTTCCTgccgcaggcggcggccgggccggactccgtggccgacggcgacggcggcccgcGGATCATATACTCATACAGCGATGTGTTCCCCGGCTTCGCGGCACGGCTgacggacgaggaggcggaTGCGCTGCGAGCCACGGACGGGTGCGTGCGCCTGTACCCGGAGGTGTTCCTGCCGCTGGCCACCACCCGCTCGCCGGGCTTCCTCGGCCTCCACCTCGGGAACGAGGGCTTCTGGAGCCGCTCCGGGTTCGGGCGCGGGGTGGTGATTGGAATCCTGGACACGGGGATCCTGCCCAGCCACCCGTCCTTCGGCGACGACGGGATGCAGCCGCCGCCCAAGGGCTGGAAGGGGACCTGCGAGTTCaaggccgtcgccggcggcggatgcAACAACAAGATTATCGGGGCGAGGGCGTTCGGGAGCGCCGCGGTCAACTCGACCGCGCCGCCGGTGGACGACGCGGGCCACGGCACGCACACGGCCAGCACCGCCGCGGGCAACTTCGTCGAGAACGCCAACATCAGGGGCAACGCGGACGGCACGGCGTCCGGGATGGCGCCGCACGCGCACCTCGCCATCTACAAGGTGTGCACGCGCAGCCGGTGCTCCATCATGGACATCATCGCcgggctcgacgccgccgtcaaGGACGGCGTCGACGTGCTCTCCTTCTCCATCGGCGCCTACTCCGGCACGCAGTTCAACTACGACCCCATCGCCATCGCGGCGTTCAAGGCCATGGAGCGCGGCATCTTCGTCAGCTGCGCCGCGGGGAACGCCGGCCCAGAGCCCGGCACGGTCGGCAACGGCGCGCCGTGGATGCTCACCGTCGCCGCGGGCACCATGGACCGCGCGATACGGACCAATGTCAAGCTCGGCAACGGCGAGGTGTTCCACGGCGAGTCCCTGTTCCAGCCGGGGAACAACTCCGCCGCGGACCCGCTCCCTCTCGTGTACCCGGGCGCCGACGGCTTCGACGCCAGCCGCGACTGCAGCGTGCTCCGCGGCTCCGAGGTGACCGGCAAGGTGGTGGTCTGCGAGAGCAGGGGCCTCAGCGGCCGCGTCGAGGCGGGCCAGACCGTGGCGGCGTACGGCGGCGTCGGCATGATCGTGATGAACAGAGCGGCGGAGGGGTACACCACCTTCGCCGACGCGCACGTCCTCCCGGCGTCGCACGTGAGCTACGAAGCCGGCACCAAGATCATCTCCTACCTCAACTCCACGGGCAACGCGACGGCGAGCATCGACTTCAGGGGAACGGTCATCGGGTCGTACCCGTCGCCGGCCGTCACCTTCTTCTCGTCCCGCGGGCCCAGCAAGGCCAGCCCGGGCATCCTGAAGCCGGACATCACGGGGCCCGGCATGAACATCCTCGCGGCGTGGGCGCCGAGCGAGTCGCACACGGAGTtctccgacggcggcgccgacctcTCCTTCTTCGTCGAGTCCGGGACGTCCATGTCGACGCCGCACCTGAGCGGTATCGCCGCGCTCCTCAAGAGCCTACACCCGGACTGGTCCCCTGCGGCGATCAAGTCGGCGATCATGACGACGTCCGACGCCGTGGATCGCACCGGCCTGCCCATCAAGGACGAGCAGTACCGCCACGCCACGTTCTACGCCATGGGCGCGGGCTACGTGAACCCGGCGCTCGCCTTCGACCCCGGCCTTGTCTACGACCTCCACGCCGACGACTACATCCCCTACCTCTGCGGGCTGGGGCTCGGGGACGACGGCGTCACGGAGATCGCCCACCGCCCCGTTGCCTGCGGCAGCGTCAAGGCCATCACGGAGGCACAGCTCAACTACCCGTCCCTCGTCGTGAACCTGCTGTCCCAGCCCATCACGGTGAACCGCACGGTGACCAACGTGGGCAAGGCGAAGTCAGTGTACACCGCCGTGGTGGACATGCCCAAGGACGTGTCGGTGATCGTGCAGCCGCCGATGCTCCGGTTCACGGAGCTGAAGGAGAAGCAGAGCTTCACCGTGACGGTGCGGTGGGCCGGCAAGCCgaacgtcgccggcgccgagggcAACATCAAGTGGGTCTCTGACGATTACATCGTGAGGAGCCCCCTTGTGGTTACAGGGAAGGGCGAGTAG
- the LOC117838732 gene encoding phospholipase D gamma 1, with translation MDHGNHRPHYPPYHHPYPPPPQQPQAYPYGYQYPPPPLPSSAEQGAPYLAPSPSFPGYAAAPPQAPQQYHSGPLQAYPPPPQHHAYPPPAHPSLYGHGYGPYSSPYPSSYPSPNASPALSPSSSFHHQHGSAPEPASHAPSAPEPPSPAPSAPAYPIEDVLATMRLSDRYDYAQSPSVPPPSTPFSGGGMQVVPYGAAAGGSQHGGGMQVVPYGAAGGGSQHGGSVRASLKVVLLHGTLDIWVHDARHLPNKDMFSKKVGELLGPRITGAVGSKMSSASMTSDPYVTVQVSYATVARTYVIPNCENPVWSQNFIVPVGHEAAEVQFVVKDSDVFGAQIIGAVAIPAEKLLSGERIQGVYPVLEPNGKPCAPGAVLHLSIQFIPVARLTMYHHGVVAGPDSHGVPHTYFPLRRGMKVTLYQDAHVPDGCLPDIWLGNGLRYQHGQCWRDIYDAICQARKLIYIVGWSVFHTIHLVRDGTQAPSLGDLLKTKSQEGVRVLLLVWDDPTSRSILGFKMDGFMGTRDEETRRFFKHSSVQVLLCPRSAGKRHSWVKQQETGTIFTHHQKTVIVDADAGNYRRKIIAFVGGLDLCGGRYDTPWHPLFRTLQTVHKEDYYNPNFATVDARGPREPWHDLHSKIDGPAAYDVLQNFQERWLKAAKRHGIKKLAKSYDDALLSIERIPEIINLSDAAYFSDNDPETWHVQVFRSIDSNSAKGFPKDPRAATMKNLVCGKNVLIDMSIHTAYVHAIRAAQHYIYIENQYFIGSSFNWDSNKDLGANNLIPIEIALKIANKIKANERFSAYIVVPMWPEGNPTGAATQRILYWQNKTMQMMYETIYRALKEAGLDDMYEPQDYLNFFCLGNREVADSTSTSNASNTANNPQEQARKNRRFMVYVHSKGMIVDDEYVIIGSANINQRSMEGIRDTEIAMGAYQPQYTWANKVSAPRGQIYGYRMSLWAEHIGGIEEDFNHPESLECMRRVRYLGEENWKQFASDEVTEMRGHLMKYPVSVDRKGKVKPLPGCTTFPDLGGNICGSFMAIQENLTI, from the exons ATGGATCACGGCAACCACCGGCCGCACTACCCGCCGTACCACCACccgtacccgccgccgccgcagcagccgcagGCGTATCCTTACGGGTACCAGtaccctcctcctccgctgccgTCGTCCGCCGAGCAGGGCGCGCCGTACCTCGCTCCGTCGCCCTCGTTCCCGGGgtacgccgccgcgccgccccaaGCGCCGCAGCAGTACCACTCCGGCCCGCTCCAGGCCTACCCGCCCCCACCGCAGCACCACGCctacccgccgccggcgcatccCTCGCTTTACGGCCACGGGTACGGCCCTTACTCCTCCCCGTACCCATCCTCCTACCCGAGCCCCAACGCCAGCCCGGCGCTCTCACCCAGCTCCAGCTTCCATCACCAGCATGGCTCCGCGCCTGAACCCGCCTCGCACGCGCCCTCTGCGCCCGAACccccctcgcccgcgccctccGCGCCGGCCTACCCCATCGAGGATGTCCTCGCCACCATGCGCCTCTCCGACCGTTACGACTACGCGCAGTCGCCCTCCGTGCCCCCGCCCTCGACCCCCTTCTCGGGCGGCGGGATGCAGGTGGTGCCCTAcggcgcggccgcgggaggCTCGCAGCACGGCGGGGGGATGCAGGTGGTGCCCTACGGCGCGGCCGGGGGAGGGTCACAGCACGGCGGCAGCGTCAGGGCGTCGCTCAAGGTGGTGCTGCTCCACGGCACCCTCGACATCTGGGTGCACGACGCCCGGCACTTGCCCAACAAGGACATGTTCTCCAAGAAGGTCGGCGAACTCCTTGGCCCGCGCATCACCGGCGCCGTTGGCAGCAAGATGTCCAGCGCATCCATGACCAGCGACCCCTATGTCACCGTCCAGGTTTCGTACGCCACCGTTGCGCGGACCTACGTCATCCCCAACTGCGAGAACCCTGTCTGGTCGCAGAACTTCATCGTGCCCGTGGGGCATGAGGCAGCCGAAGTCCAGTTTGTTGTCAAGGACAGCGATGTCTTCGGTGCCCAGATCATCGGTGCAGTGGCCATCCCGGCTGAAAAGCTTTTGTCTGGGGAAAGGATTCAGGGTGTCTACCCCGTGCTTGAGCCCAATGGCAAGCCGTGCGCTCCAGGAGCTGTACTGCATCTGTCGATACAGTTCATCCCTGTCGCTCGCCTCACAATGTACCACCATGGTGTCGTTGCTGGTCCGGACAGTCATGGCGTGCCCCATACTTACTTCCCACTAAGGCGTGGCATGAAGGTGACACTGTATCAAGATGCACATGTGCCTGATGGTTGTCTCCCAGATATATGGCTTGGCAATGGGCTGCGCTATCAGCACGGGCAGTGCTGGCGAGACATCTATGATGCCATATGCCAGGCGAGGAAGCTGATTTACATTGTGGGGTGGTCAGTTTTCCACACAATCCACCTTGTGAGAGATGGGACTCAGGCTCCATCACTTGGGGACCTGTTGAAGACGAAGTCACAGGAAGGGGTGCGGGTGCTGCTTCTTGTTTGGGATGATCCAACATCAAGGAGCATTCTTGGATTTAAGATG GATGGTTTCATGGGCACACGAGATGAGGAGACACGCAGATTTTTCAAGCATTCTTCAGTTCAAGTGTTGCTTTGCCCACGATCTGCTGGAAAACGACACAGCTGGGTGAAACAGCAG GAAACGGGAACCATTTTTACCCATCATCAGAAAACAGTTATTGTGGATGCTGATGCCGGCAACTATAGAAGAAAGATAATTGCTTTTGTCGGAGGCCTTGATTTATGTGGCGGGCGATATGATACACCTTGGCATCCTCTGTTTCGAACTCTTCAGACTGTGCACAAGGAGGATTATTACAATCCCAACTTTGCT ACAGTTGATGCTCGTGGCCCAAGGGAACCGTGGCATGACTTGCATTCTAAGATCGATGGTCCAGCTGCTTATGATGTTCTACAAAACTTCCAGGAGCGTTGGTTAAAGGCGGCCAAACGCCATGGGATTAAAAAGTTGGCTAAATCGTATGATGATGCTCTGCTCAGTATTGAAAGAATACCAGAGATTATAAACTTAAGTGATGCAGCATATTTTAGCGACAATGATCCAGAGACATGGCATGTTCAG GTGTTCCGGTCTATTGATTCAAACTCCGCCAAGGGATTTCCGAAGGATCCACGAGCAGCAACCATGAAG AATCTTGTTTGTGGAAAGAATGTACTTATTGACATGAGCATACATACGGCTTATGTGCATGCTATCCGGGCAGCccaacactatatatatattgaGAATCAGTACTTCATCGGTTCTTCATTTAATTGGGATTCAAACAAGGATCTAG GGGCTAATAATTTAATACCTATTGAAATTGCTCTTAAAATTGCAAACAAGATCAAGGCAAATGAAAGGTTCTCTGCATATATAGTGGTTCCTATGTGGCCTGAGGGCAATCCGACTGGTGCAGCTACACAAAGAATTCTTTACTGGCAG AACAAAACCATGCAAATGATGTATGAGACAATATATAGGGCCTTGAAAGAAGCAGGCCTGGATGATATGTATGAGCCTCAGGATTATTTAAACTTCTTCTGTCTTGGCAACCGTGAAGTTGCTGACAGCACTAGCACTTCAAATGCATCAAATACAGCAAATAATCCACAG GAACAAGCTAGGAAAAATAGGAGATTCATGGTCTATGTACATTCAAAAGGCATGATTGTGGATGATGAGTATGTGATCATTGGATCTGCTAACATCAACCAGAGGTCCATGGAAGGAATAAGAGATACTGAGATTGCGATGGGAGCATACCAGCCACAGTATACTTGGGCTAATAAGGTTTCTGCCCCGCGTGGAC